From the Oleiphilus messinensis genome, one window contains:
- a CDS encoding class I SAM-dependent methyltransferase, whose protein sequence is MKNRKNRTDAVQSGTQLQVVCTTTAWEERAQAFAEAMQVSYLSLFSEQDITDKTNADYVFCYSADNARLYTRDKTLGNPIEANFVTGKSAHRRQFGGGAGQMIAKAVGVKPGIRPDILDATAGLGRDAFVLACLGCRVRMIERSPVVSELLAVGLAQANQSEDPELLAIMARMSLEHIDAAHWLGRGVDQVPVVYLDPMFPHRDKSALVKKEMRAFRDLVGEDPDAETLLEPALSCAEYRVVVKRPRKAPTLSARKPTVVMSGKSSRYDIYTKKSLDYLKTEEV, encoded by the coding sequence ATGAAAAATAGAAAAAATCGAACGGATGCCGTTCAGTCTGGAACTCAGTTACAGGTGGTTTGCACGACAACTGCATGGGAAGAGCGTGCCCAAGCCTTTGCCGAGGCAATGCAGGTGAGTTATTTGTCTTTGTTTTCCGAGCAGGATATTACAGATAAAACCAATGCGGATTACGTATTTTGCTACAGCGCTGATAATGCTCGCCTCTATACTCGGGATAAAACCCTGGGTAATCCAATAGAGGCAAACTTTGTGACAGGTAAAAGCGCGCATCGGCGGCAGTTTGGTGGCGGCGCCGGACAAATGATTGCCAAAGCGGTCGGGGTGAAACCCGGAATTCGTCCGGACATTCTCGATGCCACTGCGGGGTTGGGTCGAGATGCGTTCGTTTTGGCCTGTCTCGGGTGTCGAGTACGCATGATCGAGCGATCACCGGTCGTGTCTGAGTTGCTTGCGGTCGGCCTGGCACAAGCGAATCAAAGTGAGGATCCTGAGCTTTTGGCGATTATGGCCAGAATGTCACTCGAACACATCGATGCCGCGCACTGGCTTGGTCGAGGTGTGGACCAGGTACCGGTAGTCTATCTGGACCCGATGTTTCCTCACCGGGATAAATCGGCACTGGTTAAAAAGGAAATGAGAGCATTTCGCGATCTCGTGGGAGAGGACCCTGATGCGGAGACGCTCCTGGAGCCTGCACTCTCCTGTGCGGAGTATCGCGTTGTCGTGAAACGGCCGAGGAAGGCACCAACATTGTCGGCACGAAAGCCGACGGTGGTGATGTCGGGTAAAAGCAGCCGCTATGATATCTACACCAAAAAGTCGCTGGACTACCTGAAAACAGAAGAGGTCTGA